In the Molothrus aeneus isolate 106 chromosome 28, BPBGC_Maene_1.0, whole genome shotgun sequence genome, one interval contains:
- the RARA gene encoding retinoic acid receptor alpha isoform X2 has translation MYEGAAVAGLPPGPFLRMDFYGPGPRGCPPRRPPPWSSSGRSVETQSTSSEEIVPSPPSPPPLPRIYKPCFVCQDKSSGYHYGVSACEGCKGFFRRSIQKNMVYTCHRDKNCIINKVTRNRCQYCRLQKCFEVGMSKESVRNDRNKKKKDVPKPECSESYIITPEVEELIEKVRKAHQETFPALCQLGKYTTNNSSEQRVSLDIDLWDKFSELSTKCIIKTVEFAKQLPGFTTLTIADQITLLKAACLDILILRICTRYTPEQDTMTFSDGLTLNRTQMHNAGFGPLTDLVFAFANQLLPLEMDDAETGLLSAICLICGDRQDLEQPDKVDKLQEPLLEALKIYVRKRRPNKPHMFPKMLMKITDLRSISAKGAERVITLKMEIPGSMPPLIQEMLENSEGMDTLGGQAGGPRGGSLGPPPGSCSPSLSPSSNRSSPATHSP, from the exons ATGTACGAGGGCGCGGCGGTGGCGGGGCTGCCCCCCGGCCCCTTCCTCCGCATGGATTTCTACGGGCCGggcccccggggctgccccccccgccgccccccgccgtGGAGCAGCTCCGGCCGCT CCGTGGAGACGCAGAGCACCAGCTCGGAGGAGATCGTGCCCAGCCCCCCCTCGCCCCCACCCCTGCCCCGCATCTACAAGCCCTGCTTCGTGTGCCAGGACAAGTCCTCGGGGTACCACTATGGGGTCAGCGCCTGTGAGGGCTGCAAG GGCTTCTTCCGCCGCAGCATCCAGAAGAACATGGTGTACACGTGCCACCGGGACAAGAACTGCATCATCAACAAGGTGACACGCAACCGGTGCCAGTACTGCCGGCTCCAGAAGTGCTTCGAAGTCGGAATGTCCAAGGAGT CCGTCCGCAATGACcggaacaagaagaagaaggacgtGCCCAAGCCGGAGTGCTCGGAGAGCTACATCATCACACCTGAGGTGGAGGAGCTCATCGAGAAGGTGCGCAAAGCCCACCAGGAGACCTTCCCCGCGCTCTGCCAGCTCGGCAAATACACTACG AACAACAGCTCGGAGCAGCGCGTGTCCCTGGACATCGACCTGTGGGACAAGTTCAGCGAGTTGTCCACCAAGTGCATCATCAAGACGGTGGAGTTTGCCAAGCAGCTCCCCGGCTTCACCACGCTCACCATCGCTGACCAGATCACCCTCCTCAAAGCCGCCTGCCTCGACATCCTG ATCCTGCGGATCTGCACGCGCTACACGCCGGAGCAGGACACCATGACCTTCTCGGACGGGCTGACGCTGAACCGCACGCAGATGCACAACGCGGGGTTCGGGCCCCTCACCGACCTGGTGTTCGCCTTCGCCAACCAACTGCTGCCGCTGGAGATGGACGACGCCGAGACGGGGCTGCTCAGTGCCATCTGCCTCATCTGCGGAG accGCCAGGACCTGGAGCAGCCTGACAAGGTGGACAAGCTGCAGGAGCCACTGCTGGAGGCACTGAAGATCTacgtgaggaagaggaggcccAACAAGCCCCACATGTTCCCCAAGATGCTCATGAAGATCACAGACCTGCGCAGCATCAGCGCCAAGG GCGCCGAGCGGGTGATCACGCTGAAGATGGAGATCCCGGGCTCGATGCCGCCGCTCAtccaggagatgctggagaaCTCGGAGGGCATGGACACGCTGGGGGGGCAGGCGGGCGGCCCCCGCGGGGGCAGCCTGGGCCCTCCCccgggcagctgcagccccagcctttCTCCCAGCTCCAACCGCAGCAGCCCGGCCACGCACTCGCCGTGA